A stretch of the Haloarcula ordinaria genome encodes the following:
- a CDS encoding cupredoxin domain-containing protein: MARWTRRSLLRTVGVAGLVGTTGCSTSLPGVPPSEPRVDVQPNWFEPGRLVIDPGETVTWWNIETLEHTVTAYEGRIPDDADYFASGGFDSEIAARAEQSDAGLLGPGDRFEHRFTVPGHYHYCCLPHEDFDTMAGKIVVRTPAGDIPPPPEVVQPDTDHVVQMGPIAYYPESLTVRPGDSVGWVNGTGIAHSVTGEDGGQAIPEGDDREFPENGEYFASGGFDSAEAAVEDWLTARKGDVLPEEPFVHTFEEAGTYPYLCLLHALNMVGTVTVRNV, translated from the coding sequence ATGGCGCGGTGGACACGACGGTCGCTCCTCCGAACAGTGGGTGTCGCCGGACTCGTCGGGACCACAGGCTGTTCCACATCGCTCCCTGGAGTGCCCCCATCAGAGCCCCGTGTCGATGTCCAGCCCAACTGGTTCGAACCCGGTCGGCTCGTCATCGACCCCGGTGAGACGGTCACGTGGTGGAACATCGAAACCCTAGAGCACACTGTTACAGCCTACGAAGGTCGAATCCCCGACGATGCGGACTACTTCGCAAGTGGTGGATTTGACTCCGAAATCGCTGCTCGAGCCGAACAGTCGGATGCCGGACTCCTTGGTCCGGGCGATCGCTTCGAGCACCGGTTCACTGTCCCCGGACACTATCATTACTGTTGCCTGCCCCACGAGGATTTCGACACGATGGCCGGCAAAATCGTCGTTCGAACGCCGGCAGGCGATATCCCACCACCTCCCGAGGTCGTCCAGCCCGATACCGACCACGTCGTCCAGATGGGCCCGATAGCCTACTACCCGGAGTCATTGACAGTTCGACCGGGTGACAGCGTCGGCTGGGTGAACGGGACGGGAATCGCCCACTCAGTCACCGGCGAGGACGGCGGACAGGCGATCCCCGAAGGAGACGATAGAGAGTTCCCGGAGAACGGCGAGTACTTTGCCAGTGGGGGATTCGATTCGGCGGAGGCCGCGGTCGAGGACTGGCTGACGGCTCGGAAGGGTGATGTCCTCCCTGAGGAGCCATTCGTTCATACGTTTGAGGAAGCTGGTACGTACCCGTATCTGTGCCTCTTGCATGCCCTCAATATGGTAGGAACCGTGACTGTACGTAATGTGTGA
- a CDS encoding toxin-antitoxin system TumE family protein, with protein sequence MGDDVAVLEDEIQAYDDGTVARIRVLDVPESGRFPAGIKYAFHYGEAGAGEPIVRFDNHHGPHELHIAGQVLEIEFPGLRALYRAWRAALPPEKRADW encoded by the coding sequence ATGGGCGACGACGTTGCGGTGTTGGAAGACGAGATTCAGGCCTACGACGACGGCACTGTCGCTCGGATCCGCGTCCTCGACGTTCCGGAGTCCGGTCGATTCCCGGCCGGGATCAAGTACGCGTTCCACTACGGTGAAGCCGGCGCAGGTGAACCCATCGTCCGGTTCGATAATCACCACGGTCCGCACGAACTCCACATCGCCGGGCAGGTACTGGAGATCGAGTTCCCCGGACTGCGAGCCCTGTACCGCGCATGGCGCGCTGCGCTCCCACCCGAGAAACGAGCCGACTGGTAA
- a CDS encoding helix-turn-helix transcriptional regulator — protein MDGSDLTELLGLRHEILRAIVDKPRPRHELVDALSDSKSTVYKGLTQLAEAGLIERTDGGFTPTLFGVAALSRFESLADTAGYGDLLVDLPGDAVDPAALVGATVVRPDDSDAERHLEAVWDLLAGADRVRGIAPVVSPGYVDRFRAILDAGLDAELVLPAGVVETLRRDHGDALADVAERAALYETADPVPYGVIVTDGSPARMAIELREGALITGLITNETPAAAAWARETVDRYREGATPVEV, from the coding sequence ATGGACGGGTCGGATCTCACTGAGTTGCTGGGCCTCCGGCACGAAATCCTTCGGGCCATCGTCGACAAGCCACGCCCACGTCACGAACTCGTTGACGCGCTCTCGGACTCGAAGTCGACGGTCTACAAGGGCCTCACACAGCTGGCGGAGGCGGGGCTAATCGAACGAACCGACGGGGGATTCACCCCGACGCTGTTCGGCGTGGCTGCACTCTCGCGGTTCGAGTCACTTGCGGACACGGCCGGCTACGGAGACCTGCTCGTGGACCTGCCGGGGGACGCAGTGGACCCGGCGGCGCTCGTGGGCGCGACAGTCGTCCGGCCCGACGACTCCGACGCCGAGCGGCACCTCGAAGCCGTCTGGGACCTGCTCGCGGGCGCCGACCGGGTCCGAGGCATCGCACCTGTCGTCTCGCCGGGATATGTCGATCGGTTCCGGGCGATACTCGACGCCGGACTGGACGCCGAACTTGTGTTACCGGCGGGCGTCGTTGAGACGCTCCGCCGGGACCACGGCGATGCGCTCGCGGACGTGGCCGAGCGTGCGGCCCTCTACGAGACGGCCGACCCCGTCCCGTACGGCGTCATCGTCACTGACGGCTCGCCGGCACGGATGGCCATCGAACTCCGCGAGGGGGCGCTCATCACCGGCCTGATAACGAACGAGACGCCGGCCGCGGCGGCGTGGGCGCGGGAGACGGTCGACCGATACCGCGAGGGCGCGACCCCAGTAGAAGTGTAG
- a CDS encoding cation-translocating P-type ATPase, with amino-acid sequence MVRNKDDTPSPWSRSVSDVLERLDVSKDEGLTEEEVESRRERFGLNELHEVEQRRWLAVLISQFTSVIVLLLAVAAVAAFVMGDVIEGTAVLAVLVINGAIGFVTEMRAIRSMESLQEMTEVATRVRRAGDDQEISAADLVPGDIVILDAGDIVPADLRVIDPSKLQVDESALTGESVPVGKTSAHLDEDVPLAERENMLYKGTYLTRGTAEAVVVATGPDTELGQISASLQETGEKKTPLQEKLDELGQKLVPLLLVVAAIVLVSGWLRGQDLFLMVETAIALAVATVPEGLPIVATLVLARGMWRMADRNALISNLASVETLGSTTIICTDKTGTLTENKMTVAAYELANGSVEVTGTGLDTDGTFQHGGQERDEPQDPAMQEALKVGVLCNNASVTEEDGEVNVTGDPMEVALLIAGVKGGLDRDDLLGSLPEAREVSFDPAVKMMATYHDFDGRYTVAVKGAPEAVIDASSRVVTGEDSRELSATEKDEWIEKSERMAEDGLRVLGLARKNVDNTEGSPYEDLSLIGLVGLIDPPREEVRSTIQRCQDAGIRVVMVTGDHAGTASNIARSVGLVDPDDTEVIAGRELDDVENLTQAERDRFVNASVFARVNPANKLDLIDVHQATGSIVAMTGDGVNDAPALKRADIGVAMGQRGTQVAQEASDMILQDDNFESIYHAVREGRIIFSNIRKFVLYLMSCNVSELLVILIAALLGFPLPLLPLQILFLNVVTDIFPAFALGACGGSTDIMDRPPRDPEESIMTRTNWTELGLFGILISAAVIGAFIIGGGMYAGGMDTDEAVTISFLTLAFAQLWHVFNVRDITSGLVRNEVTENLYVWGALGLSSVILFGAVYLPGISLALSTTPIGFEGWLLVFGMSLLPLVLGQIEREFRRRSGTSDS; translated from the coding sequence ATGGTACGAAACAAGGACGATACTCCGTCACCGTGGTCGCGGTCGGTTAGCGACGTTCTGGAGCGACTCGACGTATCCAAAGACGAGGGACTGACGGAAGAGGAAGTCGAGAGCAGACGAGAACGGTTCGGTCTCAACGAGCTGCACGAAGTCGAACAGCGACGTTGGCTAGCGGTTCTGATAAGCCAATTTACGAGTGTCATCGTCCTTCTGCTCGCAGTCGCGGCCGTGGCGGCGTTCGTGATGGGGGATGTTATCGAAGGAACCGCGGTTCTCGCTGTGCTCGTCATCAACGGCGCTATCGGCTTCGTCACCGAGATGCGCGCCATCCGTTCGATGGAGAGCCTGCAGGAGATGACGGAGGTCGCAACCAGAGTCCGTCGAGCCGGTGACGATCAAGAAATCTCGGCAGCAGATCTGGTGCCGGGCGATATCGTCATTCTCGATGCTGGGGATATTGTCCCAGCCGATCTGCGGGTGATAGATCCGTCTAAACTCCAGGTAGACGAGTCGGCTCTCACTGGCGAATCGGTCCCCGTCGGCAAGACGAGCGCCCACCTTGACGAGGACGTACCCCTTGCCGAGCGGGAGAACATGCTCTACAAGGGGACGTACCTGACCCGCGGGACCGCAGAAGCAGTCGTTGTCGCCACGGGACCGGACACGGAACTGGGGCAGATATCGGCATCGCTCCAAGAGACAGGTGAGAAGAAGACGCCACTCCAGGAGAAGCTCGACGAGCTGGGACAGAAGCTCGTTCCATTACTCCTCGTGGTGGCGGCTATCGTCCTCGTGTCCGGATGGCTCAGGGGGCAGGACCTCTTCTTGATGGTTGAAACGGCCATCGCGCTAGCGGTTGCGACCGTGCCGGAAGGGCTCCCCATTGTCGCCACACTCGTGTTGGCGAGGGGGATGTGGCGGATGGCCGACCGCAACGCACTCATCAGCAACCTCGCCTCCGTCGAGACGCTCGGCTCCACAACCATCATCTGCACTGATAAAACGGGGACGTTGACGGAGAACAAGATGACTGTGGCCGCCTACGAGCTGGCGAATGGCTCGGTGGAGGTCACGGGGACTGGACTCGACACCGACGGGACGTTTCAGCACGGCGGCCAAGAGCGAGACGAGCCACAGGATCCCGCTATGCAGGAGGCACTCAAAGTGGGTGTCCTCTGTAACAACGCCTCCGTTACCGAGGAAGACGGCGAGGTGAACGTGACGGGCGATCCGATGGAAGTTGCCCTCCTGATCGCCGGGGTGAAGGGAGGGCTCGACCGGGACGATCTCCTCGGATCGTTGCCGGAAGCCCGGGAGGTGTCGTTCGACCCGGCCGTCAAGATGATGGCAACGTACCACGACTTCGACGGACGGTACACGGTAGCCGTAAAGGGGGCTCCGGAGGCGGTCATCGACGCGTCTTCCCGGGTGGTGACGGGAGAGGACTCCCGGGAGTTATCGGCGACCGAGAAGGACGAGTGGATCGAAAAGAGCGAACGAATGGCCGAGGACGGGTTGCGCGTTCTCGGACTCGCTCGGAAAAACGTGGATAATACAGAGGGCTCGCCGTACGAGGACTTGTCGCTGATCGGGCTCGTTGGGCTGATCGATCCACCGCGCGAAGAAGTCAGATCGACTATCCAGCGGTGTCAGGACGCAGGAATACGTGTCGTCATGGTGACCGGCGATCACGCAGGAACGGCCAGTAACATCGCCCGGAGCGTCGGGCTGGTAGACCCGGACGACACCGAGGTCATCGCGGGCCGCGAACTCGACGACGTCGAAAACCTCACCCAGGCGGAGCGGGACCGGTTCGTGAACGCCTCCGTCTTCGCGCGAGTCAATCCCGCGAACAAACTCGATTTGATCGACGTTCACCAGGCAACCGGTTCTATCGTCGCAATGACTGGCGACGGTGTCAACGACGCACCGGCACTCAAGCGGGCCGACATCGGCGTGGCGATGGGTCAGCGCGGGACGCAAGTCGCCCAAGAAGCGTCGGACATGATTCTACAGGACGACAACTTCGAGAGCATCTATCACGCCGTCAGAGAGGGACGGATCATTTTCAGTAACATTCGGAAGTTCGTGCTGTATCTCATGTCGTGTAACGTCAGCGAACTGCTCGTCATTCTGATCGCCGCGCTCCTCGGCTTTCCTCTGCCCTTGCTCCCCCTGCAAATTCTCTTCCTCAACGTTGTGACCGACATTTTCCCGGCATTCGCACTCGGTGCCTGTGGCGGCAGCACCGACATCATGGACCGTCCACCTCGGGATCCCGAAGAATCGATTATGACGCGAACCAACTGGACCGAACTGGGGCTGTTTGGGATACTGATTTCAGCCGCGGTTATCGGTGCATTCATCATCGGCGGTGGGATGTACGCCGGCGGTATGGACACCGATGAGGCCGTCACGATTTCGTTCCTCACACTGGCCTTCGCCCAACTCTGGCACGTGTTTAACGTCCGGGATATCACGTCCGGTCTCGTCAGAAATGAAGTCACGGAAAACCTGTACGTGTGGGGGGCACTTGGCCTCTCGTCGGTAATCCTCTTCGGCGCAGTCTACCTGCCCGGCATCTCCCTGGCGCTGAGCACAACCCCGATTGGGTTCGAGGGGTGGCTGCTCGTGTTCGGGATGAGTCTACTACCCCTCGTGCTCGGACAGATAGAGCGCGAATTCCGACGGCGATCCGGGACGTCCGACTCGTGA
- a CDS encoding alpha/beta fold hydrolase — MTRPETDGAAWPGAVNERSRVDLTGGTLEYVDVGSGDPILFVHGAFVNGDLWRNVAGPLAKSHRCLVPTLPLGGHRLPMDADADLTPVGLADLLAAFLDALEVDRVTLVGNDTGGAICQVFLARHPERVERLVLVNCDAYDNFPPLAAKPFTIGARVPGVLGLFARSLRSATVRRLAFRLLTKHPVEDSVLAGYVDSLTREPEVRRDLRRALLGVEPRYTNEAAASFPDFERPVLVVWGTDDPIFPVADAERLVTEFPNARLERVADAYALVPEDQSERLVELLDAFLGMRVPA, encoded by the coding sequence ATGACACGACCGGAGACAGACGGGGCGGCCTGGCCAGGCGCGGTGAACGAGAGGTCGCGGGTCGACCTGACCGGTGGCACTCTTGAGTACGTGGATGTCGGGAGCGGGGACCCGATCCTTTTCGTCCACGGCGCGTTCGTGAACGGCGATCTGTGGCGGAACGTGGCCGGGCCGCTCGCCAAGTCCCACCGCTGTCTCGTCCCGACGCTCCCACTCGGTGGCCACCGACTGCCGATGGACGCGGACGCCGACCTCACGCCCGTGGGGCTGGCCGACCTGCTCGCGGCGTTCCTCGACGCCCTCGAAGTCGACCGGGTGACGCTCGTCGGCAACGACACCGGCGGCGCGATTTGTCAGGTGTTCCTCGCTCGACACCCCGAACGGGTCGAGCGGCTGGTGCTGGTGAACTGCGATGCGTACGACAACTTCCCGCCGCTGGCGGCCAAGCCGTTCACCATCGGCGCACGGGTGCCGGGTGTCCTCGGCCTGTTCGCCCGGTCGCTCCGGTCGGCGACGGTCCGACGACTCGCCTTCCGCCTGTTGACGAAACACCCCGTCGAGGACAGCGTCCTCGCGGGCTACGTCGACTCGCTCACCCGTGAGCCGGAGGTGCGGCGTGACCTCCGGAGGGCGCTGCTCGGCGTCGAACCGCGCTACACCAACGAGGCGGCTGCGTCGTTCCCCGATTTCGAGCGGCCCGTCCTCGTCGTCTGGGGGACCGACGACCCCATTTTCCCCGTCGCGGACGCCGAGCGACTGGTCACCGAGTTCCCGAACGCGCGGCTTGAGCGGGTCGCGGATGCGTACGCGTTGGTCCCGGAGGACCAGTCCGAGCGCCTCGTGGAACTGCTCGACGCGTTCCTCGGAATGCGGGTGCCAGCCTGA
- a CDS encoding helix-turn-helix domain-containing protein yields MTRTLHITIGTRPDRSDLEETLGSIDAGEDVEPRPSRLTIESLATFGRIFRPTNLELLDAIVEHEPDSIRELARVVDRHPPEVTENVHELADYGLIELEEDGRAKRPTIWYDEIEFSGDVPLGATETGSDIGAVP; encoded by the coding sequence ATGACCCGTACACTCCACATCACTATCGGCACTCGTCCCGACCGAAGCGACCTCGAAGAGACGCTCGGTTCCATCGACGCGGGCGAGGACGTCGAGCCCCGTCCCTCTCGACTCACCATCGAGAGTCTCGCGACGTTCGGACGGATCTTCCGGCCGACGAATCTCGAACTACTGGACGCGATCGTCGAACACGAACCGGACAGTATCCGCGAACTTGCTCGAGTCGTGGATCGCCACCCACCAGAGGTCACGGAGAACGTTCACGAACTTGCGGACTACGGGCTCATCGAACTGGAAGAGGATGGGCGTGCGAAACGTCCGACCATCTGGTACGACGAGATTGAATTCTCCGGTGACGTTCCACTCGGTGCGACTGAGACTGGAAGCGACATCGGTGCAGTCCCGTGA
- a CDS encoding universal stress protein: protein MYNDVLLPFDGSDGAAEALHHAAEIAHWANATIHVLFVADTTRDSVTVVETQVVDALVQQGEDIVEDAEKTLRTLGVDYDSDVVQGNPAPTIVEYAERYDHDLIVMPTHGREGVSRYLLGSVTEKVVRLSSVPVLTARMQPDEQLIFPYENILIPTDGSTGATCATEHGISLAASLDATVHVLSVVDDTSLDPDVRSAVPELDREQAATDAVEDVVSEAETYGVENTVRHIEHGAPVEMILNVIESNDIHAVVMGTTGRRGADRILLGSVAEKTVRSAPVPVITVGHGG from the coding sequence ATGTACAACGACGTTCTGCTTCCGTTCGATGGGAGTGATGGAGCTGCGGAGGCACTGCATCACGCTGCCGAAATCGCTCACTGGGCCAACGCCACTATCCACGTCCTCTTTGTAGCAGATACGACACGCGATAGTGTCACCGTCGTCGAAACCCAGGTCGTTGACGCCCTCGTCCAGCAGGGCGAGGACATCGTGGAGGACGCCGAGAAGACACTGCGCACGCTCGGGGTGGACTATGATTCTGACGTCGTCCAGGGGAATCCAGCGCCGACAATCGTCGAGTACGCCGAGCGATACGACCACGACCTAATCGTGATGCCGACTCACGGTCGTGAAGGAGTTTCACGGTACCTTCTCGGAAGCGTCACGGAGAAGGTCGTCCGTCTGTCTTCTGTCCCCGTTCTTACGGCGCGGATGCAGCCCGACGAACAACTGATATTCCCCTACGAGAACATCCTCATACCGACAGACGGGAGCACTGGTGCTACCTGTGCTACCGAGCACGGTATCTCCCTTGCAGCGTCTCTCGACGCGACGGTTCACGTGCTGTCTGTCGTGGACGATACGTCGCTAGATCCGGACGTTCGCTCGGCCGTTCCCGAGCTGGACAGAGAACAGGCCGCGACCGATGCCGTCGAGGACGTCGTGTCCGAGGCAGAGACGTACGGGGTTGAAAACACCGTACGACACATCGAACACGGCGCGCCCGTCGAGATGATCCTCAATGTCATCGAATCGAACGATATTCACGCCGTCGTGATGGGGACAACGGGGAGACGCGGGGCTGATCGAATCCTACTCGGGAGTGTCGCCGAAAAGACCGTCCGGTCTGCGCCAGTGCCCGTCATCACGGTCGGTCACGGCGGGTAG
- a CDS encoding SLC13 family permease, giving the protein MSPLFFLFSWNNSFPLQQLPVQLPVSFDVVVVLAIIATVFVLFVTQPVPIDATAVGLMVALVLLGEWTGVSPEQGVSGFSNPATLTVLAMFVLSEGVRRTGVIQILTRKLIAFAGDNEFKQLLATVTLSGPPGGVVSNVSVVAVLIPAIMNLARQTKTSPSKLLIPLSFASMLGGMLTVVGTITNLLASEVWVQVGGPDAEPFALLEFTHLGAIVLLVGLVYLLTVGRYLTPARIDPAESPTDAFGMTDYLTDVVVMEDSPVVGSRVTELNERDLDLDVFQIVRGDRTIARGLGSERIQAGDVLSVRADQETLQEVIEQDHLQLLPEVMEAATEDDAPLPPGFSPRRHDWESFTAERSDSLVEDEASSEDTEEDGDETAEEASDEEDELTEVVLLPGPWSSRRSGVTDFERDYDVTVLAIRRGDEVIRQRLREVRLQAGDVILVQAPDQMLDRIARDTNVAIAGEDRWEDFDRSKIPIALGILAGALGLAALDVLTLMVSALTGVAAMFFTGILTPEEAYEAVDWEVIFMVAGVIPLGIAVEASGTAALIADLVVSVSVLLPVIAVLGLFYLGTAIITEMVSNSASVVLLLPIGVEVAGQLGVNPFAFVMAVTFAASTPLLTPVGYQTNLMVYGPGGYKFTDFTRVGAPLQLILTVVTTVGIAFFWGL; this is encoded by the coding sequence ATGAGTCCTCTCTTTTTTCTTTTTTCATGGAACAATAGTTTCCCTCTACAACAACTCCCCGTGCAGCTTCCGGTCTCGTTCGACGTAGTCGTCGTACTGGCGATCATCGCCACCGTCTTCGTCCTCTTCGTCACCCAGCCAGTACCAATCGACGCCACCGCGGTCGGCCTCATGGTCGCACTCGTCCTCCTCGGCGAGTGGACGGGCGTCTCGCCGGAGCAGGGCGTGTCGGGCTTCTCGAACCCCGCGACGCTCACCGTACTGGCGATGTTCGTCCTGAGTGAGGGCGTCCGACGGACCGGCGTCATCCAGATCCTCACGCGGAAACTGATCGCGTTTGCTGGGGACAACGAGTTCAAACAGTTGCTCGCCACGGTCACGCTTTCCGGGCCGCCGGGCGGGGTCGTCAGCAACGTCTCGGTCGTCGCCGTGTTGATACCTGCGATAATGAACCTCGCCCGGCAGACGAAGACGTCGCCCTCGAAGCTCCTGATACCACTGTCGTTCGCCTCGATGCTCGGTGGCATGCTCACCGTCGTCGGGACGATAACGAATCTCCTGGCGAGCGAGGTGTGGGTCCAGGTCGGCGGTCCCGACGCAGAGCCGTTTGCCCTCCTCGAGTTCACGCACCTGGGCGCCATCGTCTTGCTCGTGGGGCTCGTGTACTTGCTCACCGTCGGTCGATACCTCACTCCAGCACGGATCGATCCGGCGGAGTCGCCCACCGACGCGTTCGGCATGACCGACTACCTCACCGACGTCGTCGTCATGGAGGACTCGCCGGTCGTGGGTTCCCGGGTCACGGAACTGAACGAGAGGGACCTCGACCTCGACGTGTTCCAGATCGTCCGTGGCGACCGGACGATCGCCCGTGGACTCGGATCGGAACGGATCCAGGCGGGCGACGTCCTCTCCGTCAGGGCCGACCAGGAAACCCTCCAGGAGGTCATCGAGCAGGACCACCTGCAGCTGTTACCGGAGGTCATGGAGGCGGCCACGGAAGACGATGCACCCCTCCCACCCGGCTTCTCGCCACGGCGTCACGACTGGGAGTCGTTCACCGCGGAGCGGAGCGACTCTCTGGTCGAGGACGAGGCGTCGAGCGAAGATACGGAGGAAGACGGCGACGAGACGGCCGAGGAGGCCTCCGACGAGGAGGACGAACTCACCGAAGTCGTGCTGTTGCCCGGTCCCTGGTCGAGTCGGCGCAGCGGTGTCACAGACTTCGAGCGCGACTACGACGTGACAGTGCTGGCGATCCGGCGCGGCGACGAGGTAATCCGTCAGCGTCTCCGAGAGGTCCGGTTGCAGGCTGGCGACGTCATCCTCGTCCAGGCGCCCGACCAAATGCTCGACCGCATCGCGAGGGACACGAACGTCGCCATCGCGGGCGAGGACAGATGGGAGGACTTCGACCGGTCGAAGATCCCAATCGCGCTGGGGATCCTCGCCGGTGCTCTCGGACTCGCGGCACTCGACGTTCTCACGCTCATGGTGAGTGCGCTGACGGGCGTCGCGGCGATGTTCTTCACTGGCATCCTCACACCCGAGGAGGCATACGAGGCCGTCGACTGGGAGGTGATCTTCATGGTGGCGGGTGTGATCCCACTCGGCATCGCGGTCGAGGCCTCCGGGACGGCGGCCCTCATCGCCGACCTCGTCGTTTCCGTCAGCGTTCTCCTTCCTGTGATCGCGGTCCTGGGGCTGTTCTACCTGGGGACCGCGATCATCACGGAGATGGTCAGCAACTCCGCCAGCGTCGTGTTGTTGCTACCGATCGGGGTCGAGGTTGCCGGCCAGCTCGGCGTCAATCCCTTCGCGTTCGTGATGGCCGTGACATTCGCGGCCAGCACACCGCTACTGACCCCCGTAGGCTACCAGACGAACCTCATGGTTTACGGTCCAGGCGGGTACAAATTCACGGATTTCACACGCGTTGGCGCACCGTTACAACTGATACTCACCGTCGTTACCACAGTCGGAATCGCATTCTTTTGGGGGTTATAA